In Gimesia chilikensis, the genomic window AGTCCTGTCGGAACAGGAACAGAATCGCGGAAATCAGGGTACCCGCGTGACCGATACCGACCCAGAACACGAAGTTCACGATCGGCCAGCCCCAGAAGACAGGACTGCGGTTACCCCAGACACCAACACCGGTGATGATCAGGTATCCCACCAGACCAAACAGCATACCCATCAGTGCGGCGGAAGCGGCTAATGCCACGTACCAGCTGAGGGGAGCCTTACATTCGGCCAGCCGACAAACGGCATCCGTGATGGTTCCGTAATCGTGTGCACCGGTGACGAGCGGAGTACGTTTGCCGGGAACTTCCGTTGTTGTGTCAATTGGCTCGGATGCTACTGAAGCCATAGTTCCAGTTCTTTACTTTATAAAATCAAACGGATTGGTAATTCGTTTAGTCACACAGCAGCAGAGAGCTTCTGCCGCCCTGCATCACTCTTAATGTTTCTCACTCTTTTCGTGCTTCTCATCATGTTCATGATCGCCGTGACCGTCAGCCTCAGCATGCTGTTCGCCATGACCGTGACCATGAGGTTCTGGAACCGGAGGTGCCAGTGATGGATGTGGATTCGAAATCCGGGCCATGTAAGAAGTACGAGGTTTGATATTCAGTTCCGACAGTGCCGTGTAGGTCCGTGGATTTGCATGGGCCTTGGCAACGCGGCTGTTTTCGTTATTCAGGTCGCCAAACTCAATCGCCTTGGCAGAACAGGCCTGCTGGCAAGCGGTGACGATTTCGCCATCCTTGATCGGTCGCTGTTCGTTCTTGGCTTCGATCTGAACGGCTTTGATTCGCTGCACACAGTAAGTACATTTCTCCATCACACCACGATGACGCACCGTGACTTCCGGGTTCAGGACCAGAGCCTGCAGCTTGCCGCGTGGCTCTTCGTAAACCTTGTTGAAGTTGAAGTAATTGAAGCGACGTACTTTATAAGGACAGTTGTTCGCACAGTAACGGGTACCGACACAGCGGTTGTAAACCATGTCGTTCAGACCTTCGTCGGTGTGCACGGTAGCAGCGACCGGACAAACCTGCTCACAGGGTGCCAGTTCGCACTGCTGACAGAGCATCGGCTGAGTTGCTACGCCGGGATTGTTGACGTCGTCACCGGTGAAGTAACGATCGATTCGCATCCAGTGCATTTCGCGGCTGTTGATAACCTGCTCGCGACCGACGACCGGAACGTTGTTCTCTGCCTGACAGGCGACGGTACAGGCATTACAGCCCACGCACTTGGAGAGGTCGATCGACATCCCCCAGGCATGACCATCGTAAGACAGTTCTTCCCAAGGTGACTTGAGAGGCGGATGGTGTGTCCGATGTTCGGCGAAGTCGGGATATTTTTCCCACTCACCCAAGGTGCCTTCCCGGACCAGCTGACCAACGCGGCCCAGCACTTCGTTGCCGCCGACGGTGTCGATGGCATGGTGATCCTGGGTGACGGCGAGTTCGTAATGCTTGCCGGTGTCTTCGACTTTCAGACCGGTCTTGAAGTTCATCGCCCCCTTAGCCTGCAGGGCAGCGACGTTTTCACCAACCGGCTTTACATCGCGAGCGACATCTCCGCCAACCAGACCAGCGGCGGTACGACCGTAGCCCAGAGCGACAGCAACCGAATTCGGAGCCTGACCGGGCATCACGTAAACGGGCAGTTCCAGAGACTTTCCATCCAGAATCAGCTTGACGACGGAACCGAATTTGACGCCCAGGTCATCGGCGGTTTTCGGCGCAATCAGGGCTGCGTTGTCCCAGGTAATCTTGCTCAGGCTGTCGGGAGTTTCCTGCAACCAGCCACTGTTGGCGAAGCGACCGTCATATAGTTTCGGGCTGAGGTAGAAGACCAGCTCCAGATCTTCGTCGGAAGTTTCAACATCCTTGGCAGCAGGCAGGTCTTTCACTTTGGGAGAGACTGCGGGCAGCGATGTGCCTTTCACGAAACCATCATGCACCGAGCGACGCCAGGAAGCGTTAACAGCCATGGAATCCAGCGAGCCCTTAACGGCTTCTTTCACCAGATCCAGAGCGACCGGATGCTTGTCGCCGCACAGAATTGCCAGCAGTTCGACTTCTGACTTTCCGTCATGCAGAGGCTCAATCAGAGGCTGACCCACACACAGAGTTCCGTCGTAAGCCCGGGAATCACCCCACTGTTCGAACGGATGCGTTTTGGGCAGGTGCCAGTGACAGAGCAGTGAAGTTTCATCTTCATACTCACCCAGGTGAATCGCATTCGGCACCTTGGAAAGAGCAGAGACAAAGTCGATGTCGCCAGGAGCATTGTAGGCGGGGTTTCCGCCCAGAATGACCAGGGTTTCGACGGCACCAGACTGCATTTCATCGGTCAACGTCCGCAGTGCTTCGACAGAAGGAAGTTCCGTTGCCAGCGGCTCCTGCGTGTACTTGACCGTCTCGCCAACGTTGCCCAGCTGCTCATTCAGCTTATGGACGCGGGCGTGCAACTCAGCAGGCTGATTCTCGCCGATCGCGATCAGGCTGGAACCCTGATTGGCCACCAGGTCTTCAGCCATCGCAGCGAGAACTTTGTCAGCGTATTCATCGCTGGCCGCTTCCGGCTTCTTACCATCGACACGGGCCTGAACCTGAGATTCCAGTTTCGACAGGAACGCCCCCAGATCGACCGAACGCGTCGGCAGACGATGATCGGCAGCCACACCAGTTGTGGTGTAACGGCTTTCAACCACGTAGAGACGGTTCATCGGACCAGCGGCAGGATCTCGACGGGCGGCCCACTCGCGAGTGTGCAACATGCCGGCGGGATGCTCTGACAGCAGATCTTCATCCAGGCAGACAATGATGTTCGCTTTCTTCAGATCGAAGTGAGGACGAACAACTTCGCCGAACGCCAGACGAGAACCGGCGTAAGCATTATCCCGGTTACCGGCTCCATAATCGAACCAGCGTGCCTGGGGATACATGGCTGCGAATTTGTCCTGCAATCCCTTGCGGGTTACAGAAGTACTGAGATCGGCGAGCACTCGCAGCTTGGCCCCACCGTTCTCGCGTGCCTGACCCAGCACTTTATCTGAATATGCCAGAAACGCCTGCCAGTCACGGACATAGCGATTTCCGTCCTGACGCTCAATCACGCCGACCGCACGATCGGGATCGTACAGAGACAGAGTTTCTGACTGCGCCTGTGCCGTGGAAGAACCACGGTTCTGTGCCGAATCCGGATTCCCTTCGACTTTGATCGGACGCCCGTCGTAGCTGGTGACCAGCAGACTTTGAGCCTGCCCACCCAGCTCAACAAAGGTCGCATATTTCTGAGGCTCACCGGGAATCATCCCCTCGGGACGAGACACGCTCGGTGAAATCTTCTCATCTTCCCAGCGACACCCTGACACACTGGCCAGAGCGACAGAGGCACCCATGATCTGCATCCAGCGACGCCGCGAAACACCTTCGGGATACTCCGAAGCGGCCACGGGAAACTCGCGATGCAATATC contains:
- a CDS encoding TAT-variant-translocated molybdopterin oxidoreductase → MDKKYWRSLGELHSTPEFEEILHREFPVAASEYPEGVSRRRWMQIMGASVALASVSGCRWEDEKISPSVSRPEGMIPGEPQKYATFVELGGQAQSLLVTSYDGRPIKVEGNPDSAQNRGSSTAQAQSETLSLYDPDRAVGVIERQDGNRYVRDWQAFLAYSDKVLGQARENGGAKLRVLADLSTSVTRKGLQDKFAAMYPQARWFDYGAGNRDNAYAGSRLAFGEVVRPHFDLKKANIIVCLDEDLLSEHPAGMLHTREWAARRDPAAGPMNRLYVVESRYTTTGVAADHRLPTRSVDLGAFLSKLESQVQARVDGKKPEAASDEYADKVLAAMAEDLVANQGSSLIAIGENQPAELHARVHKLNEQLGNVGETVKYTQEPLATELPSVEALRTLTDEMQSGAVETLVILGGNPAYNAPGDIDFVSALSKVPNAIHLGEYEDETSLLCHWHLPKTHPFEQWGDSRAYDGTLCVGQPLIEPLHDGKSEVELLAILCGDKHPVALDLVKEAVKGSLDSMAVNASWRRSVHDGFVKGTSLPAVSPKVKDLPAAKDVETSDEDLELVFYLSPKLYDGRFANSGWLQETPDSLSKITWDNAALIAPKTADDLGVKFGSVVKLILDGKSLELPVYVMPGQAPNSVAVALGYGRTAAGLVGGDVARDVKPVGENVAALQAKGAMNFKTGLKVEDTGKHYELAVTQDHHAIDTVGGNEVLGRVGQLVREGTLGEWEKYPDFAEHRTHHPPLKSPWEELSYDGHAWGMSIDLSKCVGCNACTVACQAENNVPVVGREQVINSREMHWMRIDRYFTGDDVNNPGVATQPMLCQQCELAPCEQVCPVAATVHTDEGLNDMVYNRCVGTRYCANNCPYKVRRFNYFNFNKVYEEPRGKLQALVLNPEVTVRHRGVMEKCTYCVQRIKAVQIEAKNEQRPIKDGEIVTACQQACSAKAIEFGDLNNENSRVAKAHANPRTYTALSELNIKPRTSYMARISNPHPSLAPPVPEPHGHGHGEQHAEADGHGDHEHDEKHEKSEKH